AATAAATCAAGTTGCAAATCGTTCATATTACTGCCATTTTTTATAAAATTATAATAATTCAATGTTTCTTCAAACCCTCCTCCTGAAACAGTTTCTAGGCAGTCACTGTCATATTTATCGCTTGCATTAACCCAATCGTTTAATAAACGCCAGTCTTGGAAGTCCCAAGTCCTTAACACATGTGCAGCGTATAAACCACCGTTAAAAGTTCGTTTTAATAAAGGTGCAGGTAACTCTAGGTCGTTAGGAATAGATACCCACGCCTCATATGCAAGGGAAGTTTCTCCGAGTGTTCTTGTCTCTTTAGAGCAATCAAAACCAAAACTACGGGCGTCGGGTTTAATATTTAGCAATCCACTTTCTCTTACAAATTGTGTTATTGTAGCATTCGCCTTGCCTTCGCAACCTTCTCCTGTTGCATAAGCAGCAGCAACAGTCATGGGTGGCAGATATACAATCCGCACATCTTTGTCTGCCAGTTTGTTTAAAACTTCATTTGGCTCATTTAATTCTTCCAGCGATATCTTTTCCTTAATTTTATTTTCACAAAATGCAAGATTACTAACAATGGCAAGCATGGTTTTGTCGTTTAATACTTCAAGTTTCAAATATACATCTGCTTTTTCTTTCAGCTCATCTACAAAGCGCATTAATATCGATTTAAGAGTAGATATGGCTGTTATTTCTTGATCTAGTTCACTTATTTTCCGACTAAATATCTCAGTGATCTCTAAAGCATTTTGGTTATTGAGAATATCTTTAATCTGCTTCACCGGAATTTGCAACTTACGTAAGATGATGATTTGTTGCAGTCGTTGTATTGCATTTTTGTTATAAACCCTGTACGCATAATTATCTACGCGACTACTTTTTATCAGTCCCATTTCTTCATAATAAGATAACATTCTTCTCGAAACACCGTAATCCAATGAAACTTGTCTTATAGTTTTTAATTCCATAAATTTACCTTTCTGTTTCCTTGATATTAAGTATAAACCGTTACACGGTGTACGAGTCAAGGGGTAATTAATAGAAAAGAAACCTTAGAGTTGAAGTAAGTGATTTAACCTATATAAATGTAAAACATGAAAGTAGGATTATATATGATACTTTAGAATTGTATAACCTGATTTATTAGCTTATAATCAATAATGTATAGGTATAGGATTTATTGGTTTAATAATTAGTGACAAAACGTTCGTAATAAAAATTTATGTTAGATAGAATAAAAGACATTAAAAAATAGATACAATAGGTAAAGACACCATGTAATCCCCATTTTAGATAGTGATTAGTCTTTTGTTTTTTTGCACGTAGAACAACGCCCAGTATGTAGTAATGACCTTTCATTTGCATGAAATTTCAAGGTGATTTATGGTAGAATGTGAATGTATAGGTAGAGCAATTGTAGAAGTCTTAAAAGTTTTGAAAGGATAATGATATGAAAAATAAG
This Clostridium sp. 'deep sea' DNA region includes the following protein-coding sequences:
- a CDS encoding MerR family transcriptional regulator translates to MELKTIRQVSLDYGVSRRMLSYYEEMGLIKSSRVDNYAYRVYNKNAIQRLQQIIILRKLQIPVKQIKDILNNQNALEITEIFSRKISELDQEITAISTLKSILMRFVDELKEKADVYLKLEVLNDKTMLAIVSNLAFCENKIKEKISLEELNEPNEVLNKLADKDVRIVYLPPMTVAAAYATGEGCEGKANATITQFVRESGLLNIKPDARSFGFDCSKETRTLGETSLAYEAWVSIPNDLELPAPLLKRTFNGGLYAAHVLRTWDFQDWRLLNDWVNASDKYDSDCLETVSGGGFEETLNYYNFIKNGSNMNDLQLDLLFPIKEKNKINNLLLFNPNPIFQEAKNK